Proteins found in one Canis lupus baileyi chromosome 26, mCanLup2.hap1, whole genome shotgun sequence genomic segment:
- the ACTR5 gene encoding actin-related protein 5 → MAAAGAAGAVANVFPFRDARAAPDPVLEAGPGAHGPLPVPLVLDNGSFQARAGWACPGPDPGPEPRLQFRAVCARGRGGARGGAGPQVGNALGSLEPLRWMLRSPFDRNVPVNLELQELLLDYSFQHLGVSSQGCVDHPIVLTEAVCNPLYSRQMMSELLFECYGIPKVAYGIDSLFSFYHNKPKNLISSGLIISSGYQCTHILPILEGRLDAKNCKRINLGGSQAAGYLQRLLQLKYPGHLAAITLSRMEEILHEHSYVAEDYVEELQKWRCPDYYENNVHKMQLPFSSKLLGSTLSSEEKQERRQQQLRRLQELNARRREEKLQLDQERLDRLLYVQELLEDGQMDQFHKALVELNMDSPEELQSYIQKLSSAVEQAKQKILQAEVTLEVDVVDSKPETPDLEQLEPSLEDVESINDFEPLFSEETPEVEKPVTTVQPVFNLAAYHQLFVGTERIRAPEIIFQPSLIGEEQAGIAETLQYILDRYSKDVQDLLVQNVFLTGGNMMYPGMKSRIEKELLEMRPFQSAFKVQLASNPVLDAWYGARDWALDHLDNDEVWITRKEYEEKGGEYLKEHCASNIYVPIRLPKQASRFSDTQAPGKGSGASGGSADPGARG, encoded by the exons AtggcggcggccggggcggccGGCGCGGTGGCCAACGTCTTCCCGTTCCGCGACGCCCGCGCCGCGCCGGACCCGGTGCTCGAGGCCGGGCCGGGGGCACACGGGCCATTGCCGGTGCCGCTCGTGCTGGACAACGGGTCGTTCCAGGCCCGCGCTGGCTGGGCGTGCCCCGGCCCGGACCCGGGTCCCGAGCCGCGCCTGCAGTTCCGCGCTGTGTGCgcccgcgggcggggcggggcgcggggcggggcgggcccgcAGGTGGGCAACGCGCTGGGCAGCCTGGAGCCGCTGCGTTGGATGCTGCGCTCGCCCTTCGACCGCAACGTACCGGTCAACCTGGAGCTGCAGGAGCTGCTGCTGGACTACAGCTTCCAGCACCTGGGTGTCTCCTCGCAG GGCTGTGTCGATCATCCCATAGTTCTGACAGAAGCTGTGTGCAACCCACTGTATTCTCGACAAATGATGTCCGAGCTTCTTTTTGAGTGCTATGGGATCCCTAAGGTTGCCTATGGAATAGACAGCCTCTTCAGCTTTTACCACAATAAGCCAAAGAACTTGATTTCCAGTGGGCTCATCATTTCATCTGGATACCAGTGTACACATATTTTACCCATCTTAGAAGGGAG GTTAGATGCTAAAAACTGCAAACGCATCAATCTGGGAGGAAGCCAAGCAGCTGGCTACCTCCAGCGCCTCCTGCAGCTGAAGTATCCTGGGCACCTGGCAGCCATCACACTCAGCCGCATGGAGGAGATCCTGCATGAGCACAGCTACGTTGCTGAAGATTATGTGGAAG aactgCAAAAATGGAGATGCCCTGATTATTACGAAAACAATGTCCACAAGATGCAGCTCCCGTTCTCTAGCAAGCTCCTGGGCAGCACTCTGAGCTctgaggagaagcaggagaggcGGCAGCAGCAGCTGCGGCGCCTGCAGGAGCTCAATGCCCGCCGGCGGGAGGAGAAGCTGCAGCTGGACCAGGAGCGGCTGGACAGACTGCTCTATGTGCAG GAACTTTTAGAGGATGGCCAGATGGATCAGTTTCACAAAGCTCTGGTAGAGCTGAACATGGACTCCCCGGAAGAACTGCAGTCCTACATACAGAAACTCAGCTCAGCAGTGGAGCAGGCAAAGCAGAAAATCCTCCAAGCAGAAGTCACCCTTGAGGTGGATGTGGTGGACAGCAAGCCTGAG aCCCCTGACCTAGAGCAGCTGGAGCCATCTCTGGAAGATGTGGAAAGCATCAATGATTTTGAACCCTTGTTTTCAGAGGAAACCCCTGAAGTGGAGAAGCCAGTCACCACTGTCCAG CCCGTGTTTAACTTGGCAGCCTATCATCAGCTGTTTGTTGGGACAGAAAGAATTCGAGCTCCAGAAATTATCTTCCAGCCGTCCCTCATAGGGGAAGAGCAGGCTGGGATAGCAGAGACCCTTCAGTACATCCTGGACAG ATACTCAAAGGATGTTCAGGACTTGCTGGTTCAGAACGTTTTCCTCACCGGTGGAAACATGATGTACCCTGGGATGAAAAGTAGAATTGAGAAGGAGTTGTTGGAGATGAGGCCCTTCCAGTCTGCTTTTAAG GTCCAGCTTGCCTCCAACCCTGTGCTGGACGCCTGGTATGGCGCTCGGGACTGGGCCTTGGACCATCTGGACAACGATGAAGTGTGGATCACCAGGAAAGAGTatgaagagaagggaggagagtaCCTCAAGGAGCACTGTGCATCCAACATCTACGTCCCCATCCGTCTGCCCAAGCAGGCCTCCCGCTTCTCAGACACGCAGGCCCCTGGCAAAGGCTCGGGGGCCAGTGGAGGCAGTGCTG